The Mesomycoplasma ovipneumoniae ATCC 29419 genome segment AGAAAAATAAAGTAGCGCCCAGTATAAATTTAATGAGACGCGTTGATAATGATGAAAAAATTAAAATTTTTAAATTGTCCACAGGTTTTCTTGTTTTACTAATTTTCATAATATAATAAATTATAGATTATTTTTGTTTAAAACCTAGGAATTTATTTTTAAATATTTAAATTTTTTTGTTCTGTAATTTAGACGTTAAAAATATTGTAAATTTTAAGGCGCAAATGTTTGATGTTCCAAATAAAACATGAAATAAAAATTTAAAAAACCCAAATTTTTAAATTTTTTGATATAAAAGTACATTTTTTTAGTAAATTTTCCTTTATTTTATAACTAATGTTATAATTAATTATGTATTTCACAAAATTTCCTGAGGTGGTTATAACTTATGTCAAAAAATAGCAAAAGAAATTTTTGAACTTTTTTCTCCCTTGGAACTTGATTTTGAATTCAAAGCTCAATTTTAGTTGCTGTCGGTGGGTATTTGATTTATATTTATGATATTCAAAATCAACAGCAGTTGTCAAAAATAAGTGAATATCGATTTTGAAATGATAAAAAGAATGTCCTAACATTTGAAGGTGATTATCCTCGCTTTTTTATAGATAACATCCATAAATTAACTGATGAAGAATTAAAAACAAAAATGGACTCTAAAAACTCATTGAGTTTCAATGATTTTAGAGATGAGTATGTATTTATTGATGAAGATGATCTTAATAAAAAAGACTTTTTGTTTAAAAATAAAAGCAAGAAAAGTGAAAATAATAAGCAATTAGATAACAGTTATTTAATTAAAAATACGCAAGATCTTGTTGACTTAATTATACCTAATAAGCAAAAATTATTCTCAACATCCGAAAAAGCTGTTGTTGGATTTCTTGATGAAAAAGAGATTAATGATCTAAGTGAAACAATTGATTTATCAAATAAAGATGCAATCATTTTAAATAATTATGTTAGTGAACTTTTTGGTTCTTGGGGTGATCGAAGAGCAAAAGGACTAAATCTTGTTGATTTTAATTTTAATGAAAATACAAAAACAATAGAATTAAAGTGGAAATTCCAAGACTACCGCAGAAGATCTGCAATTGCTCAGGTAATAGGCGCTTATGATTGGTTTAAAAGTTATGTTCTTCTAATTGACAAAAATAAAATTGATAGTCTTGATAGTATAAAGTTTACATCTACCTTTTCTTAAAATTTTAGATAAATTTTTTAAATCTTCATCATTTTAACTTGGAAATTTTGAACAAAAAGTCTCTAATATTTGCAACTTTGCTTCATTAGATTGGACTTTTGGTGTTGCTTAGTTGAGATATTTTGCTGTTTTTTGTTTCAGTATTAATAGCACCAATTTATTCCAGGAATTTATAATTACAATTACTGATTTGACCAACAAGATATCTGTTTGATTTAATAAAAATATCCAAATTTTATTCTTGTTGGTCCAGTTTGCATAATTTGTGTTAATTAAAAAAACCGCCATAATATGATAAAATATTGGCGGTTTTTTAATGATTTTGTCAAAACTAAAATTAAGCTGCTGTTATTTGATTATGCAATGAGTTAAATTCCTCTAATGTTTTGATTTTTATGTACTCTATCTTCTTAATATCAGTATTTCCAATATCTATTTTTTCAAATTTTTGGAGATCTTTTATTATAAATTTATCTGGTTCAAACACAGCGCTATGAAATAAGTCTTTATGAGGATCATTAACTACAAAATTATCTGGTTCAACGGCAAAATTAGGAAACAAATCTTTATAATTAAAGGTATAAATTTTAATTGTATCTTTCTCTATCTGTCAATATAAAATCTGATCATCAAAAATAATTTTTGGATCTTGTTTTTTAAGTATAAATTTATTAAATTCTTCAGAGTTATTATCCTTGCTAATGAACAAATTTGAAGGGTGAAAAGCCTCGCCCCAATGCCAGTTTTTTAATTGCGAATGATCACTAATGAATTTTTTTGTCTGTTCTAATGTAGAAAAAATTTGGTCCTCTTCAGTATTTTGGTTTGATGGATCTAACTCCTGCATAGCATATAAACGAGTGAGTTGAAAAGGGTTTTTCTTAAAAATTTCTTGCTTTTTTAAAAGAAATTTTTTAAACTCATTTGATTCTTTATGGCGAATAATTTTATTGTAAAGCACAAGATCTTCAATTTTTTTAATATGAATATCTAAACTACGGTCAAAAACATGTTTGCTTGACTTATCGATAATTTTGTAAAAAATATCAAAATCTGTAATTGTTGTATTTGGACGCAGAGAGACTCTAGGAACAATTACTCTTGGTTTTTTTATTCCTGTTATTACTTTTGGTGTCCTTGCTCTTTGTGGACCAGTGTATCTGTACTCTATTCTTGAGTGAAAAAAATTTTTAAATTTTGAGTCAAAAGAAATAATGCTTGTTTTTCCATCATTTTGGTTATTTTGGAAAATATGATTAGGATTTAATGATGACATTTTTGATTTTGAATTAAACGATGAACCGTCAGGAATATCTTGAGGGCGTATAAAAATAATAACTGATTTTTTCTCAAAAAAATGAGGAGTTGACAAAATTCTTTTACTTAGTTTTTCAATTTTTAACTTAGAAATAAAAGATAAAAAATTGTTTTTATTATCTAAGACAACAAAATTATCTGCAATTTTCTTGTCTTTTAGTTGTCGTTGATCCCAAATAACATTAAATTCCATTGTGTCATTGTTTTTGGCACTCTCAGAATAAAAGAAGCCTGACAATTGTATTAAAGCGATATTGTCATGTGAATCATCAAATAAATAGTCTTCAAATAGGGGGTATTTTTGAATTAATAAATCCAATTTTTGGGGTTGTTTTTTCAAAATGTCATGTCAATATGGGTTGTTTAGTCATAAAAGTTTATTAAGATCAGTTATTTTTTTAGTGTCTGAGATACTAAAAAAATTATTATTATTATTATTATTATTAAGAACCAAAGCAACCGAAACCGCGGTAGCGGCACCTAAATTAGTTAATATAAATCCTAATAGAAAAATTTTTTTATATTTTTTTAAATCCATGTTAGCCTTGCGTTTTTTTATATATATTATTAAATTCTTCGAGTGAATTTACTGTTTTTAACTCAACATTTTTAATTTTTATATCGCCAAAATCAATTTTTTCAAACATAAGTAAATTTTTATAATTTAATTTTTCAATATTTTTTAAAGTTTTTGGAAAAATTGATTTGTAGTTTAAAGAATAGAGCGTAATTTTGCCTGTGTTTTTGTCAACTTCTGAATAAAAAACTTCATCAAGAAAAATTTCATCTACATTTTGAGATTTGAGAATAAATTTATTAAATTTTTCAGGTTCATGCTTATTTTTGCTAGGAATAAATAAATTGCCAAGGTGAAATGCTTCTTCTCATTCAAGGTTTTTAGATAAATTTTTATTATAAATAAGTTGTTTTACATCGTCAAAATCTGAAAAAATTTCTGTTTTGAGCTCATTTTTTGAATACTGTTCATTTTTGACACCATATAATGTGGTTATCTTCAAATTATTGCGGGCTAAAATTTTCTCTTTTTTATTCATTAGATCTAAAAAAGTCGCAAATTCTGGCGATGTTTTATCTAGCAAGTTGTACAAATACAAATCCTGAATTTTATTTAATTTTATAGTGGATAATTCGTTTGTTTTTTGAAAATTTTCTTTTGGATAAAATTTAAAATAAACAGCAAATTCATCCTCTAACTCTGGAATTCCGTGTCTATTTTTACTTACATCTTTATAATTAAAAAGTTTTTCTGGTATTGAAATAATAAAATTATGATTTTTATAAGCTAGAAATTTAATAGGGGACAAATTAGTGGGTAAATACTTTTCATTTATAAGTAATGGGTTAGCTAATTTTTTCCGTTAATATATATAAAAAATAAATTTTTAGCAAAAAATTCATTATCGTTTTCGTATTTTAAAAACGGTTCTTTGAGATCGGTTTTTTTAAAAAATTCCTTATACTGATTAAGACCATCGATAATAAAAAAATTTTTAGTAAATATTTTTTCGTAATCAACAAAACTTCAATTTCCACTTAATTTTTGGAAGTTTTCATCTCCATTAGTAGCTTTGTCATACTCTTTGGAGAAAAAAATAGACAATTTATCGAATTCTTTGTCGTTGTAGGTTTTAAAATTGTCACTTTCAAAATATAGATATTTTTTGATTATTTCTTGAATTTTTTCATTGTCGCTCAAAAAAATCGGCATTCAGTGACTATTTTTAAGTCAAATAGTCTCTTTTTTATCCATTCGTACTAAATCATAATAGGAAAAAATGTTGGATTTTAAAGCTTCACTGTCCTTAACGCTTATAGTGAACAAATCATTATTGGAAGAAATTTTAGATTTTAAAGATTCATTATTGTTTATGCTTATAGTGAACAAATTATTATTTTTATTTTGAAGGGCAAAAATTATAGCTGGAAAAATCCACGGTACAACAATTAAAGGTGCTAAAAATAAATATTTTTTGTTATTGAATGACATGTGAAACCGCCAAATCATCATCTATCGAATTTTCAAACAAAAAACTAAGCTATGAATAGGAAATAAATTATCTATAATATAAATTATAACAATTTTAAATGGCTTTTAGCTGAAAAACTGAAATTAAAATACAAAATTATAATTTTAATACAAAAACTTAGATTTATGATAAATAAATATAAAAACACTTTTACAACAAAAATTTTTGCAAAAGTGTTTTATTTATATCTTGAGTTTGACAGTTTGATGGCAAAAATTCACTTTTTAGGGAATATAAATATGCAAAAAATACCCGGATTTACAGGTATTTTTGATGTAAAAACCTTAATTTTGATTATTTTAAATTTAACCCTTTACAAAAAAAAAAAAAAATGTTTGGCTTAAAATAAAATTATGTTATAATAAACCTCACTAAGAATGAATTAATAAATTTTGTATTGAATTAAGGGGGAATTAGTTATGTTTTTTGCATGATAAAATCAGAAAATGCGAATTATCCATTATATTTTTAAATATGATGGTATGCCTTAAATTTCACCGTTTAGAAATCTAGAAATTTAGGGCTTTTGGTTATGGCTCTTTCAAAACTTCACATATTTTTTTAGGCTCAATGCAAATAAAAACAAGTTTTCTATTTGCATTGAGTTTAAATAGTAGTTGTTTTTTTATGATTTTTGTTGTTTAGCCAATAAATTGATTTTTGCCAGTGTCTTAAAATAGGTAATTAACTTTTGCCAAAAAAGTTAAAAAAGTGCCCAAAACTAAACTAGGACACTTTTTTAAGATTATCTTATCAAACTGGGGAAATCGGGGAAGGCAAACAAACCAACAAGTGAATTAAATTTTTACTTTTTTTACTTTTGAGATTGTTTTTTTGTTTATACTTGTTTTTGACGAATTAATTTTTTTGGGTTGGTCGTTTTTACTTTATTTTTATTTGGATTTAGAAATGTTTCAATATCTAAGCCTAATAATTCCATAATTCGTAATTCGTCCATTGCATCAAGTAAGGCATTATGTGTTTCTAAATAATTTTCATTCTTGGTTATCATTCTGTATATATTTTCTACCTTTCATCCTCTTTTTAAATCGCCGTTTTTAGTTGTTTCTGCATTTAATGGGATATATTTGTTAAATTGTTTGTTTTTAGCAACTATAGAAATATCGTTATATTCGAATGATTCGTGTAATTCAGGCAAATGTCAAAAATCATATTTTGTATATGAAAACCAATTTTTTACCTCATAATATTCCAAGAAATTAATTAGATGAACAATCATTTTTTCGCGTGTTTGAACAACAATAGTTTCTTCTTTAAATTCAAAGGGAAGGGGGAATCAAACATTACTAGCATACTTTCCACCTACTTTTAAATTGTTTTCTATTATTCAATATTTTTTAGCAATTAATTTAAAATTAGTGCTATCAGCAATTACAACTCCAACGGAAAAAATTTCACTATCATAGTTTGTTTCAACATCAATTACAGCAATGTTTTTATTCACTTTAATAACTTTTTGTTCTTTAATTGTTTCCTTCTGATTCCTTAAATTTTTTTGGTTATTAGGTTTATAGGTTCCTTTTGAAATTGTTTGTACAAGTTTTTCTCTAAATTCTTCTCGATTTTTAATTCTAATTTCGTGCATTTCGTTATTTCGAATATTCCACAATATACCTTTTTCTTTTTTTAAGGCTAGCATATATGAAGCAGTCTGTAAAAAATGAGCAGTTGTTAAATCGCTAACAAATTTAAGTTCATAAACTATTTCATTTTTGATAACATCAGCTATTCCCTCCGCTATTATTGTAAGATTATTATCACTAAATCTCAACGAGCATATTTGTTGAATTATCTCGTCTTTTTTAAGCACTTTTGATAATCTTTTATGCATTTGATCAACAGCATTATCATCAACAAAATCGGGCTGCGTTTGTTTAATGTATCTTTCTTGGTCTGTTTGCAAATAAACAAGATAGAGTGTTAAATCTTTTGTTGAATTTCTTTCTTTGATGTAATTTTCATACTCTTTTAACTGTTGTCTTTGTTGTTTTTTTGAATGGATATATTTGAGTTCAATAAAATGCCTAATTGCTTTATCTATTTGTCAATCGTTGAAATAAGATGCTTCAAGAAAAATACCAACACAAGGTGTAAGATCAATTAATGCATCTTGTGTTTTTACCTTTATTTCACTTTTATCGACTGTGTTAATTTTTTTTATACCAAGCATTTGCAACATATGCTCGATATCTTCGTCATACTTGTGATCAAACATTGTAGACATTGAAAATGATTCTTCACATCATTTCACTGAATCCCCTAAATATTTAGATTGTTTGATAATTTCTTCATTTAATGGTAGGTTTGGAGATTTTGGTTTTAAAAAGATGATTTTTTCTTTTCCTCTGCTTGCTGCTACACAAAATATGTTTTTTATAATTTCATAATTTGCTGTGATTGGACTTAAGCGGATTTGTCAATATAGTAAGTCAAAATCGAAAACAACACAAATAGGTTTTTCCAATCCTTTTGAGCTATCATATGTTGTAAAAATAGCTGAATTTTTTTTGGGAGACAAATTCCCATCTTTTTCTCTTATAGAAGCATAAACGGTTTTTTTATTAAAAATATCACTATGATTTTCTTCAAGATAATTTAATAGTTCTGTCATTTTGCCTGAACGGTAACCCAAACATAAGATGTCAGCAGGTTTTTGTTTAGCCAAAAATTCTTGAATTTCTTCCATTTCCATATATTGGATTTGACAATTTTCGTTTACTCCATTAATTGTTTTATCCCAAATCCTGCCCAACATATTAGCATGTTCTTTTGGCATTCTGAAGGAAAATGTTAAGCTAATTTTTTTATATGATCCTAAAAATTCATCAATAAAATCAGTGACATTTAATTTGGTATTATCATAAATTTTCTGATTAATATCACCAACCGCAACAATTTGTATATTAGGATTTTTTTCTTTTATTTTTTTCAATAACAAAGATATTTCTTCAGTAATATCTTGATATTCATCAATTAGTAAAACATCATAAGCGTCAACAGAAATGTTATTTTCTAAAAATATTTTAACTGCATCTGCAGAAGAAGAATTAATATCTTCTTTTCGTAAAAGTCCGTATGCAAACCCATGATAATTTTGTACAATAACATTATCGTTTTTAATCTTGTTTTTAGCTTCAACTTTTAATAGTCTATTGTAAGTTAAGTACAAAATTTTTTTATAAATAGGAAATTTGTCACACAGAACCTGAATTACTGATGTTTTTCCACTTCCAATACAAGCATCAACTAGGATATTTTCACCTTGTAATGCTAAATTAACAACATTTTGTTGCTCTTCAGTGAGTTTTTCTGCAATATTTTCAGTTTTTTGTTTTTCTTTTGTTTTTCTAGCCATAATTCTCTTAGTTATTAAGTTTTTTTATAGATTAAAACAATAGAAAAAACCGTGTCTAGTTTTTTCTATTGTTTTGCGATTCAAGAAACCCTATAAATTTTAGGGCTATTTGGAAAAATTAACCTAAGGAAATTATAGCATAAATTTTTAACAATTAAAACTGTCAATAAATGATTTTTATATTATTTTTAACTATTTTCAGTCATCAAAAACATCAACTTTTTGTGAATCTTCAAAGCCATTTGGAAAGAGATAAGTTTTAATTCCTTTATCTTTATAAAGTTGTTGCATTGCTTGAAAATATGATTTTCGCTGGTGTTTTGAGCCATAAATTAGGTCGTATTTTGGTAAATTATAAGTTCCATAATAACCTTTATAGTCATTTCCATATGATCTTAAATTTAAACTAACAGCCGTTGAAGCTCTTGGATCAGTTGCAAAAACTAATGAATATAGCTTATTATCTTTATATATTCCAGTTCCTGACATTCCTCCACCACCGGTGAAATTATCAAGTAAAGTACCTAAACCTCAAAATAAATAAGGAGTATGACTAAATACATTTTTTGATGAATCAAATTTAGTAATTTTAATAAAACCATTACTTACATAAGGCATTGCAATAAAAATATCAGTTAGTCCAGGCTTGTTCATGAATGATCGATAAGATCTTGATCAAGAAAGATCGCCTCCATTTTGCCACTGTTGGCTAGTTGGATCTTGATTAAAATAAAGACCGGTATCTTTATTTACATAAGGGCTAACGCTATGTTTTCTGGATTCTCAAGCATTTTTATTTTTGAATTCATTTAAAGTTTGATTTGTTTCTGCTTCTGTAAGTGGAAAACCTAGACCATAAAACTGATTTGCTGGTAGTTTTTCATATTGACTATCTTTTAAAAAGTCAGCATCAGAAGTAATTGCTGTTGATTTATCGTTAGTTTTTTGGTCTTGGTGTTCATCATACCAGTCTTTTGTGATCGTTTTTGCTTGCTCTTCGTTGTCAAAGGCGACTTCCATAATTGCAAAATCAAGCAATTCTTCCATATTTTTATATTTTTCTTGATTTGTAAAGTCGCCTAGTTTTTTGTCAAAAACATTTGAACCAAAGACAATTGTTCTAACATTTAGTTCAGCATTTTGTGGAATTGCTTGGTTATTGTTAAGTTGATCGTCAATTACTGAAAAATTTTTTGAACTATCAAGTGTTTTTCCAGCATTATGAATGTTTGTATCTTTGGTTCGCACAGTAAGATTGACTGTATCATAATAGTCTTCATGCCGAGGTTCGCCGGTTGTTGGCATTATATTATTTAGGTTAACAGAATCTTTAATTTTTGTAAAAACCAAACTTCATGTGTTATATTGGCGGTTATGAGTGTTATAAGCATCATCATCACGGCCATAAATTTTATCTTTATGATAATCATTTGCAACCTGAAGTCGATTTAAAACGTGGGCATTTGTAATAAAATACCAAGTTAGAGGATATTTATTGTTATCTTCTTTTTTATAGTCAATAATATTTAGAGTCCCTCTGTGCAAATTATTAAAATGAACTATTTCATTAGGGGGTAAATAATCAGGCTCACCCTCTTTTCCGTTGTGGGTTCTTAAAAATTGACCATTTCTAAAAGCGACAGAAATTGCACTTTTTGTCAATTTTTTATATTCTTGGTTTGGCAAAATCCGTGGCAGGCCAACTCTTCCAGGTCCACCTCTTAAAACTTGTCCGGTCTGAGGATCGAGATGAATTGCCGGGGAAGTATCACCTTTGTGATGTTCGGGAATATCAATCCCTGTTATGTTTCCAGAACTATCATATTTTGGCAAGACAAAGGTTCGCTGAGAAGCATTATCATATAAAGGTTGATTTGCTTGCTTAGCTTTTTGATCTAAAGATGATTTTAAATTTGAAGAGACTTTTTTGGTTTTTCCAAGCGGATAATCACTAAGTCCATCAGGGTCATCAAGGCCAATGACTTTAGCCCCACCGCCACCGTATTTTTCAAGGTAATATCTTCATTCATTATCAGGAAAATCGTACTGATATTGATCTTCAACAGTTCGTTTTCCATCTTTTACAATTGCTCAATTTTGACCTTTTGGAGCAACAGCATTTAATTGTTCATAATATTTATTAACCCGATCTTCGGGGATTTCGGGTTGGTTTTGCTGTGGCAGTTCTCTTGATTTTTCAATTGGTTTTAGAATATCTAAAAAAGATCCAATTATTAATTTAGTTAAATTGTCAGTTTGGTAACCAGTTTTTTCAAGCTGAAAATCTAAAGTTTTTTTGGCACTATCTCAGTCAATTTGCTTTTTTTCTAAATCTTCATTTTTAAATAATTGAGGCAGTGAAGACTTAACTTCATCGAGAGTTTTTGTAAGATTTTGGTAAGAAGTCTGTGAAGAACTAGCTTCAAAAGTTGAATAAGCAGTATTTATTTTGTCTTCAAAACTTTTTTGGGTGTTTTGATCAAATTTAGGCTGTTGAGTTTCGGTATCTGATTGACTGCTTCCCCCTGGTTTTGGATCTTTTTTTGGTTGCTCAACTTTAGTTTCGTTGTTAGTTGTGCATGAATAAAAAACAAAACTGCTTAAACCAAGTCCAAAAAGTAAGAAAAGTGCTTTGTTTTTTACTAAAAAATTACTTTTTTTCATATTTCACCACCAAAAAAATTAAATTAGACAAGCCCAGAAGAACTTGAGCTGTTTTGTCTACCAACAAGAACTTGAGCTGTTCCAATTGTTGAGCCAATTTTGCTTTTTGCTTCTTCAGTTTCTACAAAAATTTGGCTTATATTATTTCCTGATCCGTTTGCAACGCTAATGAACTTGCGTAGTTGTTCAATTGAGTCACCTGTTGGTGATCCAGAAATATAAACAGGGTAAGAATTAATTTGTCTTCCGTCAATTTTTACATCAACTCTTGGACTACTTCCAGGGACAGATTCAGAAAATCTTTCAGTAAATTGGGCACCATCAAGATCTGAAAATTTAAAGTTTAGGCTGTTTGATCCACTAGAATTTGATCCTTTAATTATTAATTTGGTGAACTTTAGTTTTCTAAAGCCGGTGTAATTTTCTTCAGCATATGGATCGTCTTCTCAATTTTTAACTTTTTCGTTAAAAGTTTTGTCAAAGTCATCGAATTTTATGCCTTTAAAAGTATTTACATCTGTTTCTGAAAAATCAAGTGTGGTTGGTCAGCCACCTTTTCCACCAAAATTTCCTTGGAAAACTCGCTGATTAATTTTTGAGTCAAAAACTATCGAGAGACCCTCGTTAATTTTGTCAACAGTATCACCTTTTTCTCATCTTAGGCCTGAAAAAACTATTGAACCACCAATTTTCCCTTGAGATCGATCAAAAGTTGCTTGATTATTATAGTCAAAACTAATAAAATCAACATTTTTTAGACCATTAGGATTAATACTTCATTCATCACTTACTGAATTAATTTCTGTATAAATTGACAGTTCTTTTAATTTTTTATTTTCAAGACCGCGTAAAGACTTAGTGGCATTTGTATTATTTAAAAATACTGAAACTGTATTAATTTGACTAGGAATGGCTTCAAGAATACTTGAGGCATTTTGTAAAGAGTTAGCTTCGCCAATATTTTTTATTCTTATAGCTTGAACTTTGCTGTCCTTTTGCGAAATTTTTGCCATAATTTCTTGAAATTTCTCAAAAGCATTATTATCATTAGCATCAAGTTGGATTAATTTTAAAGGTTGGCGACTTTTGTCTTCATTATCTGAATTAGGCTTGTA includes the following:
- the mip gene encoding Ig-specific serine endopeptidase MIP, with amino-acid sequence MKKSNFLVKNKALFLLFGLGLSSFVFYSCTTNNETKVEQPKKDPKPGGSSQSDTETQQPKFDQNTQKSFEDKINTAYSTFEASSSQTSYQNLTKTLDEVKSSLPQLFKNEDLEKKQIDWDSAKKTLDFQLEKTGYQTDNLTKLIIGSFLDILKPIEKSRELPQQNQPEIPEDRVNKYYEQLNAVAPKGQNWAIVKDGKRTVEDQYQYDFPDNEWRYYLEKYGGGGAKVIGLDDPDGLSDYPLGKTKKVSSNLKSSLDQKAKQANQPLYDNASQRTFVLPKYDSSGNITGIDIPEHHKGDTSPAIHLDPQTGQVLRGGPGRVGLPRILPNQEYKKLTKSAISVAFRNGQFLRTHNGKEGEPDYLPPNEIVHFNNLHRGTLNIIDYKKEDNNKYPLTWYFITNAHVLNRLQVANDYHKDKIYGRDDDAYNTHNRQYNTWSLVFTKIKDSVNLNNIMPTTGEPRHEDYYDTVNLTVRTKDTNIHNAGKTLDSSKNFSVIDDQLNNNQAIPQNAELNVRTIVFGSNVFDKKLGDFTNQEKYKNMEELLDFAIMEVAFDNEEQAKTITKDWYDEHQDQKTNDKSTAITSDADFLKDSQYEKLPANQFYGLGFPLTEAETNQTLNEFKNKNAWESRKHSVSPYVNKDTGLYFNQDPTSQQWQNGGDLSWSRSYRSFMNKPGLTDIFIAMPYVSNGFIKITKFDSSKNVFSHTPYLFWGLGTLLDNFTGGGGMSGTGIYKDNKLYSLVFATDPRASTAVSLNLRSYGNDYKGYYGTYNLPKYDLIYGSKHQRKSYFQAMQQLYKDKGIKTYLFPNGFEDSQKVDVFDDWK
- a CDS encoding AAA family ATPase — protein: MARKTKEKQKTENIAEKLTEEQQNVVNLALQGENILVDACIGSGKTSVIQVLCDKFPIYKKILYLTYNRLLKVEAKNKIKNDNVIVQNYHGFAYGLLRKEDINSSSADAVKIFLENNISVDAYDVLLIDEYQDITEEISLLLKKIKEKNPNIQIVAVGDINQKIYDNTKLNVTDFIDEFLGSYKKISLTFSFRMPKEHANMLGRIWDKTINGVNENCQIQYMEMEEIQEFLAKQKPADILCLGYRSGKMTELLNYLEENHSDIFNKKTVYASIREKDGNLSPKKNSAIFTTYDSSKGLEKPICVVFDFDLLYWQIRLSPITANYEIIKNIFCVAASRGKEKIIFLKPKSPNLPLNEEIIKQSKYLGDSVKWCEESFSMSTMFDHKYDEDIEHMLQMLGIKKINTVDKSEIKVKTQDALIDLTPCVGIFLEASYFNDWQIDKAIRHFIELKYIHSKKQQRQQLKEYENYIKERNSTKDLTLYLVYLQTDQERYIKQTQPDFVDDNAVDQMHKRLSKVLKKDEIIQQICSLRFSDNNLTIIAEGIADVIKNEIVYELKFVSDLTTAHFLQTASYMLALKKEKGILWNIRNNEMHEIRIKNREEFREKLVQTISKGTYKPNNQKNLRNQKETIKEQKVIKVNKNIAVIDVETNYDSEIFSVGVVIADSTNFKLIAKKYWIIENNLKVGGKYASNVWFPLPFEFKEETIVVQTREKMIVHLINFLEYYEVKNWFSYTKYDFWHLPELHESFEYNDISIVAKNKQFNKYIPLNAETTKNGDLKRGWKVENIYRMITKNENYLETHNALLDAMDELRIMELLGLDIETFLNPNKNKVKTTNPKKLIRQKQV
- a CDS encoding putative immunoglobulin-blocking virulence protein, yielding MQIYVPRRRKLIILASSAMVLVGGSFASSLVNNFISSSNEIHYSSSSPSIVIKNNPNDLTFVSPVVNSDFKPQENNGPKVDLVKPKEETPKPPIKQEIPKDTKIKDPVVITKKETPIQRISTPRRSLSLSLSPRKSAEISTPNTQTRSPVIVQNSSPVPTTRQNPVPGVSQSRIQYALERYKKGLAAEIKTIESRVANLQAEVDEIERSYKEDFDKDHIRGKIPKTDAGRDLWKEAYQRQIDLPRYNLNREKQYLEYLKNLPEKTSLTLEELKSLRQGLVPSLDSINVWEYEDESKNPTLNRLKKHNQSRTFNTPSWYSLSPWNISNGEFPGWTKSDVSSQFSSEIGSNFTNSIKVYEYKPNSDNEDKSRQPLKLIQLDANDNNAFEKFQEIMAKISQKDSKVQAIRIKNIGEANSLQNASSILEAIPSQINTVSVFLNNTNATKSLRGLENKKLKELSIYTEINSVSDEWSINPNGLKNVDFISFDYNNQATFDRSQGKIGGSIVFSGLRWEKGDTVDKINEGLSIVFDSKINQRVFQGNFGGKGGWPTTLDFSETDVNTFKGIKFDDFDKTFNEKVKNWEDDPYAEENYTGFRKLKFTKLIIKGSNSSGSNSLNFKFSDLDGAQFTERFSESVPGSSPRVDVKIDGRQINSYPVYISGSPTGDSIEQLRKFISVANGSGNNISQIFVETEEAKSKIGSTIGTAQVLVGRQNSSSSSGLV